From Pelosinus fermentans DSM 17108, the proteins below share one genomic window:
- a CDS encoding transporter substrate-binding domain-containing protein, whose product MSKKMLSLMVVGILVLSLGLVGCGQKAADTDKAKVLKIGAEMTFPPFEFQEEGNKEYVGFDMDLARAVAKQMGYTAEIQNIGFDGLIPALEAGNIDMIVSGMSITEERSKKIAFSKPYYKSGLSIVVKGDNNSVASFKDLEGKRIAVQIGTTGAEEARKIKDANVREYNSNSEAYMELKAGGVDAVVNDLPVNEYYLTKSGEKNAKIVGDIVNAEEYGMAVTKKNTELVEKVNKAIDELKKNGEYEKIYVKWFGKKPQL is encoded by the coding sequence TTGTCGAAAAAAATGCTGAGTTTGATGGTAGTCGGAATTTTGGTATTATCCTTGGGTTTAGTTGGCTGTGGTCAGAAGGCTGCAGATACGGACAAGGCCAAAGTACTTAAAATTGGTGCAGAGATGACATTTCCGCCTTTTGAGTTTCAGGAAGAGGGCAATAAAGAATATGTTGGCTTTGATATGGATTTGGCAAGAGCAGTGGCAAAGCAAATGGGCTACACTGCAGAAATTCAAAACATTGGTTTTGATGGTCTGATTCCTGCATTGGAAGCAGGCAATATTGATATGATCGTATCCGGTATGAGCATTACAGAAGAACGTAGTAAAAAAATAGCGTTCTCCAAACCTTACTATAAATCTGGTTTGTCCATTGTAGTTAAAGGGGACAATAATTCGGTTGCTAGCTTTAAAGATTTAGAAGGTAAAAGAATTGCTGTACAAATTGGCACCACAGGTGCTGAAGAAGCTAGAAAAATAAAAGATGCAAATGTACGGGAATACAATAGCAATTCCGAAGCATATATGGAACTAAAAGCTGGCGGTGTGGATGCAGTAGTGAATGATCTGCCAGTGAATGAATATTACTTAACAAAAAGCGGCGAGAAAAATGCCAAAATTGTTGGCGATATCGTCAATGCCGAGGAATATGGCATGGCTGTAACGAAGAAAAACACGGAGCTAGTGGAAAAAGTAAATAAGGCAATCGATGAGTTAAAGAAAAACGGCGAATACGAAAAAATTTATGTGAAATGGTTTGGTAAAAAACCACAACTATAA
- a CDS encoding amino acid ABC transporter permease encodes MNFDFDLIVRSFPLLLVGAGVTVQITAFSVSLGLLIGMFVGIARLSNTWIIKALAAVYVDFIRGTPLLVQIFLIYFALPIIVGQRIDPFIAAITACSINSGAYVAEIFRGGIQSIDKGQMEAGRSLGMTWGQTMRHIILPQAFKRIIPPLGNEFIAMMKDSSLVSVIGFEELTRRGQLIIARTYGSFEIWLSVAFIYLIMTFTISRLVDYLERRYKIDDKH; translated from the coding sequence ATGAACTTTGATTTTGATTTAATTGTGCGTTCCTTTCCCCTTTTACTAGTCGGTGCAGGGGTAACGGTGCAAATTACAGCATTCAGTGTGAGTCTGGGTTTGCTAATTGGAATGTTTGTTGGAATTGCACGTTTATCCAATACTTGGATTATTAAAGCATTAGCTGCAGTGTATGTGGATTTTATTCGCGGCACACCGCTGTTAGTGCAGATTTTTCTTATTTATTTTGCACTGCCCATTATTGTAGGGCAGCGGATTGATCCTTTTATTGCTGCGATTACCGCTTGCAGTATTAACAGCGGTGCCTACGTGGCAGAGATCTTCCGCGGCGGAATTCAATCCATTGACAAAGGGCAGATGGAAGCAGGACGTTCTCTTGGTATGACTTGGGGACAGACCATGCGCCATATTATTTTGCCTCAGGCTTTCAAGCGCATTATCCCGCCTTTAGGAAATGAGTTTATTGCAATGATGAAAGATTCTTCTTTGGTATCGGTAATTGGTTTTGAAGAGCTTACGAGAAGAGGGCAGTTAATTATTGCCCGCACCTACGGGTCTTTTGAAATATGGTTATCTGTAGCATTTATTTATTTGATTATGACCTTCACAATTTCACGTTTGGTAGATTATTTGGAGCGGAGGTACAAAATCGATGATAAGCATTAA
- a CDS encoding amino acid ABC transporter ATP-binding protein, whose product MISIKNVHKHFGKLHVLKGINAHIAEKEVVVIIGPSGSGKSTLLRCINYLEEPTEGEIIVDGIPLTNEANINKVREEVGMVFQRFNLFPHKSVLENIILAPMTVRKTPKSEAVKIAQDLLVKVGLADKEHAYPEQLSGGQQQRVAIARALAMKPKIMLFDEPTSALDPEMVKEVLDVMKSLAHEGMTMAIVTHEMGFAREVGDRVLFMDEGRLVEEGTPEEIFSHAKEERTKSFLSKIL is encoded by the coding sequence ATGATAAGCATTAAAAATGTTCATAAACATTTTGGCAAACTCCATGTTTTAAAAGGGATTAATGCTCATATTGCAGAGAAAGAAGTTGTCGTTATCATTGGACCCAGTGGTTCAGGTAAGAGTACATTACTCCGCTGCATTAATTACTTGGAAGAGCCAACAGAAGGCGAAATTATAGTGGATGGCATTCCTCTTACGAATGAAGCCAATATTAATAAAGTGCGGGAAGAAGTAGGGATGGTTTTTCAGCGCTTTAATTTATTTCCTCATAAATCAGTATTAGAAAATATCATCCTGGCGCCTATGACTGTGCGAAAAACACCAAAGTCTGAGGCGGTAAAAATTGCCCAGGATTTACTTGTAAAGGTTGGACTGGCTGACAAGGAACATGCCTATCCGGAGCAGCTGTCAGGTGGACAGCAGCAGCGGGTGGCGATTGCCAGAGCATTGGCTATGAAACCGAAAATCATGCTGTTTGATGAGCCCACTTCTGCCCTTGATCCGGAAATGGTTAAAGAAGTGCTGGATGTTATGAAATCCTTAGCTCATGAAGGAATGACAATGGCGATTGTTACTCATGAAATGGGCTTTGCCCGGGAAGTTGGGGATCGGGTTCTTTTCATGGATGAAGGACGCCTTGTGGAAGAAGGCACGCCAGAAGAGATTTTCTCTCATGCGAAAGAAGAGCGAACTAAATCCTTTTTATCTAAAATATTGTAA
- a CDS encoding basic amino acid ABC transporter substrate-binding protein yields the protein MSRKILSLFIIGICILSLGLVGCGKQEAKPAKVLKVGSEAAFAPFEFQDESTKEYVGFDIDLIKAIGKQMGAEVQIQNMGFDGLIPGLEANSIDLAISGMTITEERAKKVSFSKPYYKSGLTMVVKTDNTSIQSFKDLEGKKIAVQLGTTGADEAKKVKDAQIREFNSAPEAFLELKAGGVDAVVNDKPVNEYYIAKTGSKDAKMVGEPLTAEDYGIAASGKNKELIDQVDKALEELKKNGEYEKIYVKWFGKKP from the coding sequence ATGTCTAGAAAAATACTATCCTTGTTCATAATTGGAATATGTATCTTATCTTTAGGATTGGTAGGCTGTGGTAAGCAGGAAGCGAAACCGGCCAAAGTTTTGAAAGTCGGATCGGAAGCGGCTTTTGCTCCTTTTGAGTTTCAAGATGAGAGTACAAAAGAATATGTGGGTTTTGACATTGATTTAATTAAAGCCATTGGCAAGCAAATGGGTGCCGAAGTACAGATTCAGAACATGGGATTTGATGGATTGATTCCTGGTTTAGAGGCTAACAGTATTGATTTGGCTATTTCAGGAATGACGATTACAGAAGAACGAGCCAAGAAAGTAAGTTTTTCTAAGCCTTATTATAAATCTGGTTTGACGATGGTTGTAAAAACTGATAATACGAGCATTCAGTCTTTCAAAGATTTAGAAGGCAAAAAGATTGCTGTTCAATTAGGTACGACTGGCGCAGATGAAGCTAAAAAAGTAAAGGATGCACAAATTCGTGAGTTTAACAGTGCTCCAGAAGCCTTTTTAGAGCTTAAAGCTGGTGGTGTTGACGCTGTTGTAAATGATAAACCGGTAAATGAATATTATATTGCCAAAACCGGCAGTAAAGATGCTAAAATGGTCGGTGAACCTCTAACTGCTGAGGATTATGGTATTGCAGCTTCAGGTAAGAATAAAGAGCTGATTGACCAAGTTGACAAAGCATTGGAAGAATTAAAAAAGAACGGCGAATATGAAAAAATTTACGTAAAATGGTTTGGTAAAAAACCCTAA
- a CDS encoding [FeFe] hydrogenase, group A translates to MRIFTRKGTVLSRRKFFKLLGGMGLTGAVASISGCSTDAVGGKGWIPGQYQVPGNWPVKVKGRIPIDPANPSIVRDDQKCILCGQCLDVCEKVQTVYGYYELPIKKDITCVNCGQCALWCPTSSIREREDLQSVLRVLEDPNLHIVIQTAPATRVSLGEEFGLPTGSIVEGQQVAALKLLGFDAVFDTNFSADVTIMEEATELLKRLDKGNALPQFTSCCPGWVKFCEYYYPDLLPHLSSVKSPQQILGVLAKTYYSERVGIAPENIVSVAVMPCTAKKFECQRPEMNAAGRKAGNPQIRDVDFILTTRELARLMKLRKIDLSGLESAAYDHLMGESSGAGVIFGATGGVMEAAVRSLYFLVSKQRPPEQLLKFDAVRGLGGVKEAEVMIPGKGSLKVAVCHGLKNARMILEKVRGDNSPWSFIEFMGCVGGCIGGGGQPRTSLASADEVRQARIAGLYSLDDRIYRKRASFENQKVQTLYKEYLGNPGSDLAETLLHTHYVDRAKDVTIRKK, encoded by the coding sequence ATGAGGATATTTACAAGGAAGGGCACTGTGCTGTCACGCCGAAAGTTCTTTAAGCTGCTTGGGGGCATGGGGCTGACGGGTGCGGTAGCGTCTATATCTGGATGCAGTACTGATGCGGTTGGAGGGAAAGGATGGATACCGGGGCAGTATCAAGTACCGGGAAATTGGCCAGTCAAGGTCAAGGGGCGTATCCCGATTGATCCGGCCAACCCTTCCATTGTGCGGGATGATCAGAAATGCATTTTGTGCGGTCAGTGTTTAGATGTTTGTGAGAAGGTACAAACAGTCTACGGATATTATGAATTACCAATAAAAAAAGATATTACTTGTGTGAATTGTGGACAGTGTGCCTTGTGGTGTCCAACGTCATCGATTCGGGAAAGGGAAGATCTTCAAAGTGTATTACGAGTATTGGAGGATCCTAACCTGCATATTGTCATTCAAACGGCACCGGCTACTCGTGTTTCCCTTGGGGAAGAGTTTGGTCTGCCAACTGGCAGCATCGTAGAAGGACAACAAGTTGCTGCTCTCAAACTGTTAGGTTTTGATGCTGTGTTTGACACTAACTTCAGCGCGGATGTAACGATTATGGAAGAGGCAACAGAGCTGCTCAAGCGCTTAGACAAAGGCAATGCCTTGCCGCAGTTTACCTCTTGCTGTCCAGGATGGGTAAAATTTTGTGAATACTATTATCCTGATTTACTGCCCCATCTATCTTCTGTTAAATCTCCCCAGCAAATTTTAGGGGTTCTGGCAAAGACCTATTACAGTGAAAGAGTAGGAATAGCACCTGAAAATATTGTGTCTGTGGCTGTGATGCCCTGTACTGCAAAGAAATTCGAATGTCAGCGGCCCGAAATGAATGCTGCTGGACGAAAAGCTGGCAATCCTCAAATCCGTGACGTGGATTTTATTTTAACTACTAGAGAATTAGCACGCTTAATGAAGTTACGAAAGATTGATCTCAGTGGTTTGGAAAGCGCAGCGTACGACCATTTGATGGGAGAAAGCAGCGGAGCGGGCGTCATTTTTGGTGCTACTGGAGGAGTAATGGAAGCAGCTGTCCGCTCTCTTTATTTTCTGGTCAGCAAACAACGCCCGCCTGAGCAACTACTTAAATTTGATGCTGTACGAGGCCTTGGTGGTGTCAAGGAGGCTGAAGTTATGATTCCCGGCAAGGGAAGCCTAAAAGTTGCAGTTTGTCATGGATTAAAGAATGCCAGAATGATCTTGGAAAAAGTTCGTGGGGACAATTCTCCCTGGAGCTTTATTGAGTTTATGGGCTGCGTAGGAGGATGTATCGGTGGTGGCGGTCAACCTCGTACTTCCTTAGCTTCTGCCGATGAGGTCAGACAAGCGCGCATTGCTGGTCTCTACAGCTTGGATGACAGGATTTATAGGAAAAGAGCTAGCTTTGAAAATCAGAAAGTTCAAACTTTATATAAAGAATATCTTGGTAATCCGGGAAGCGATCTTGCTGAAACATTATTACATACTCATTATGTCGATCGAGCCAAGGATGTAACGATACGAAAGAAATGA
- the secA gene encoding preprotein translocase subunit SecA: MFKFLKNLFGDDNEKEIKRMMKYVEEVNTFEPAMHKLSDISLSAKTGEFRRRLEQGETLDDILPEAFAVVREASRRVLGMRHFDVQLLGGITLHEGNIAEMRTGEGKTLVGTLATYLNALTGKGVHVVTVNDYLAKRDSEWMGKVYRFLGLTVGLIVHGLDFVDRKQAYHADITYGTNNEFGFDYLRDNMVIYAEQMVQRPLNYAIVDEVDSILIDEARTPLIISGPGEKSTELYHVLARITPKLKEGEDYTVDEKTRTVAPTESGIAKAEKLLGITNLYDHANIEMSHHFNQALKAKGLMKRDRDYVVKDGEVVIVDEFTGRLMFGRRYSDGLHQSIEAKEGVKVERESQTLASITFQNYFRMYKKLSGMTGTAKTEEAEFRKIYKLDVITIPTNKEVSRTDLPDVIYKTTGAKYRAVVNSIVERHAKGQPVLVGTTSIVQSEHLSDMLKKKDVPHNVLNAKYHEMEAQIIAQAGQPGAVTIATNMAGRGTDIVLGEGVADLGGLHIIGTERHESRRIDNQLRGRAGRQGDPGSSHFFLSLEDDLMRLFGSDNIATIMDKLGMEEDEPIEHSLITRSIEQAQKKVEGRNFDMRKHVLEYDDVMNQQREVIYGQRRQILTGEDMKENIFHMIEKLINRGMELFADEKLYPEDWNTQGLVEYCEDVFAPEGQLKAEELGNLSRTELQEELLKVATDSYNAREALFGSDNMREMEKVVMLKVVDSKWMEHLDAMDMLREGISLRSYGQRDPLIEYKIEAYDMFQQLIDIIQEEIVKYIYRVNIVAPPEDRLQQAHASHGEEEAKEPKAQQPIVNAEQIGRNDLCPCGSGQKYKKCCGAAK; this comes from the coding sequence TTGTTTAAGTTTTTAAAAAATCTCTTTGGTGATGATAATGAAAAAGAAATAAAACGTATGATGAAATATGTGGAAGAAGTCAATACATTTGAACCTGCCATGCATAAATTAAGCGATATTTCACTGTCTGCTAAGACAGGTGAGTTTAGACGTCGTTTAGAACAAGGCGAGACATTGGATGATATTTTGCCAGAGGCTTTCGCTGTTGTACGGGAAGCTTCTCGCCGTGTATTGGGTATGAGGCATTTTGATGTTCAGCTGCTAGGCGGTATTACGCTGCATGAAGGCAATATTGCTGAGATGCGTACAGGGGAAGGTAAAACTCTCGTAGGTACTCTAGCTACATATCTGAACGCTCTGACTGGTAAAGGTGTTCACGTTGTTACCGTTAATGATTATTTAGCAAAACGTGATAGTGAATGGATGGGGAAAGTATATCGCTTTTTAGGTCTGACGGTAGGACTCATTGTACATGGCCTGGATTTTGTTGATCGTAAACAGGCGTATCATGCGGATATTACTTATGGCACGAATAATGAATTTGGTTTTGACTACCTGCGGGATAATATGGTTATTTATGCAGAGCAAATGGTGCAGCGTCCATTAAATTACGCTATTGTGGATGAAGTGGATAGTATTCTCATTGATGAAGCGCGCACACCTCTCATTATTTCCGGACCAGGGGAGAAATCAACCGAATTATATCATGTCTTAGCAAGAATTACTCCGAAACTAAAAGAAGGCGAAGACTATACCGTTGATGAAAAGACCCGCACCGTAGCACCAACGGAAAGTGGTATCGCCAAAGCAGAAAAACTGCTTGGAATTACCAATCTATATGATCATGCCAATATTGAGATGTCTCACCATTTTAATCAGGCCCTGAAAGCGAAGGGATTAATGAAACGGGATCGGGATTATGTGGTAAAAGACGGAGAAGTCGTCATTGTAGATGAATTTACGGGCCGCTTAATGTTTGGCCGCCGCTACTCTGATGGTCTGCATCAGTCCATTGAGGCAAAAGAAGGAGTAAAGGTAGAACGGGAAAGCCAAACCTTAGCTTCCATTACCTTCCAGAATTATTTCCGTATGTATAAGAAATTGTCCGGTATGACAGGTACTGCTAAAACAGAAGAGGCAGAATTCCGGAAAATTTATAAACTGGACGTTATTACGATTCCGACGAACAAAGAAGTAAGCCGTACGGATCTGCCGGATGTAATTTATAAAACCACCGGGGCAAAATATAGAGCTGTAGTCAATTCCATTGTAGAACGTCATGCAAAAGGACAGCCGGTGCTCGTAGGTACGACTTCCATTGTGCAGTCAGAACATTTGAGTGATATGTTAAAAAAGAAAGACGTGCCTCATAATGTACTAAATGCTAAGTATCATGAAATGGAAGCCCAAATTATAGCCCAGGCCGGGCAGCCGGGAGCTGTGACCATTGCTACGAATATGGCAGGCCGCGGTACGGATATCGTGTTAGGTGAAGGTGTGGCTGATCTGGGCGGACTGCATATTATTGGTACAGAACGGCATGAAAGTCGTCGTATCGATAATCAGCTGCGTGGTCGTGCCGGTCGTCAGGGGGACCCTGGATCTTCTCACTTCTTCTTATCCTTGGAAGATGACTTAATGCGTTTATTTGGTTCCGATAATATTGCGACAATCATGGATAAATTGGGCATGGAAGAAGATGAGCCCATTGAACATAGCTTAATTACGCGCTCCATTGAACAGGCCCAGAAGAAAGTCGAAGGCCGTAATTTTGACATGCGTAAGCATGTATTGGAATATGATGATGTAATGAACCAGCAGCGGGAAGTCATCTATGGACAGCGCCGCCAGATTTTGACAGGCGAAGATATGAAAGAAAACATTTTCCATATGATTGAAAAACTTATCAATCGGGGTATGGAACTGTTTGCTGACGAAAAATTATATCCAGAAGATTGGAATACCCAAGGCTTGGTTGAATACTGCGAAGATGTTTTTGCCCCAGAAGGTCAGTTAAAGGCAGAGGAACTTGGCAATTTAAGCCGTACAGAGCTGCAGGAAGAATTGCTTAAGGTAGCAACGGATTCTTATAATGCCCGGGAAGCCTTGTTTGGTTCTGATAATATGCGGGAGATGGAAAAGGTTGTTATGCTGAAAGTGGTCGATTCCAAATGGATGGAACATTTGGATGCCATGGATATGCTGCGTGAAGGCATTAGTCTGCGGTCCTACGGTCAGCGTGATCCATTGATTGAATATAAGATTGAAGCCTATGACATGTTCCAGCAGCTGATTGATATCATCCAGGAAGAGATTGTGAAATATATTTATCGGGTGAATATCGTTGCTCCTCCTGAAGATCGCTTGCAGCAGGCTCATGCCAGCCATGGAGAAGAAGAGGCAAAAGAGCCAAAAGCACAGCAGCCAATCGTCAATGCAGAGCAAATTGGCCGTAATGACTTATGCCCATGCGGTTCAGGTCAGAAATACAAAAAATGCTGCGGAGCTGCAAAGTAA
- the nrfD gene encoding NrfD/PsrC family molybdoenzyme membrane anchor subunit: MKNDFLPWRFTITKPRMILLFLAAVSAAIIIFRLITGFGMVTNLNDNHPWGFWIAFDVLAGVALAGGGYSTALIVHILHQEQYMSVARSALLTSLFGYILVMFGLFLDIGQWFNFWRPFVSWGHSSVLFEVFWCLSIYTTIQVLEFGEIITERIGVKFHVWLKKLLPILLIVGVIFPTLHQSSLGGLFLITVYKLYPLWWSSFIPIFFLLSSFFVGPAMICVESIIAGRAFHHDISTSVLHGLAKISSCAMILYFVLKIYDLAERGILGLMFAGNMEGNLFLIEMIAGILLPVGIVFSKMGTTKKGLLAYGLLVSCGVVLNRLSIVLIGLSKPGQGIYLPSVWEVFTSIGLVAIGCLAYCFIVENFRIFGDEDRRKMYFKHSA, encoded by the coding sequence ATGAAAAATGATTTTTTGCCTTGGCGGTTTACGATCACCAAACCTCGTATGATCTTACTGTTTTTAGCGGCAGTAAGTGCAGCAATTATTATTTTCCGCTTGATTACGGGGTTTGGCATGGTAACCAATCTAAATGACAATCATCCCTGGGGTTTTTGGATTGCCTTTGATGTTCTTGCTGGTGTTGCCTTGGCTGGAGGCGGATATTCTACTGCATTAATTGTTCACATTCTGCATCAAGAGCAATATATGTCTGTTGCAAGAAGCGCACTTTTAACATCTTTATTTGGATATATCTTAGTCATGTTTGGTTTATTTTTAGACATTGGTCAATGGTTTAATTTCTGGCGGCCTTTCGTATCTTGGGGGCATTCCTCAGTGCTTTTTGAAGTATTTTGGTGCCTTTCTATTTATACGACTATTCAAGTATTGGAATTTGGTGAAATTATTACGGAACGAATTGGCGTGAAGTTTCATGTCTGGCTGAAGAAACTATTGCCTATCTTACTGATTGTGGGAGTGATTTTTCCCACTTTACACCAAAGTTCTCTTGGGGGGTTATTCCTAATTACCGTATATAAGCTATACCCTTTATGGTGGTCGAGCTTTATCCCTATTTTCTTCTTATTATCTTCATTTTTTGTTGGTCCGGCGATGATTTGTGTAGAATCCATTATAGCCGGCAGAGCTTTTCACCACGATATCTCAACATCCGTATTACATGGATTAGCTAAGATTAGCAGCTGTGCAATGATCCTCTATTTCGTATTGAAAATATATGATCTTGCCGAAAGGGGAATCTTAGGGTTGATGTTTGCTGGAAATATGGAAGGTAATCTATTTTTAATTGAAATGATAGCTGGCATTCTTCTTCCTGTTGGTATTGTTTTCAGCAAAATGGGTACTACTAAAAAAGGCTTATTAGCATATGGGCTGCTGGTTAGCTGCGGTGTGGTTCTTAATCGTTTAAGTATTGTACTTATTGGCCTGTCTAAACCAGGGCAAGGCATTTATCTTCCTTCTGTATGGGAAGTATTTACTAGTATTGGTCTGGTGGCTATTGGCTGTTTGGCCTATTGTTTCATTGTAGAAAACTTTCGTATTTTTGGAGATGAGGATCGTCGGAAGATGTACTTCAAGCATTCAGCATAG
- a CDS encoding 4Fe-4S dicluster domain-containing protein codes for MAKGVLVDIPKCIGCGSCTVACKLWNQVGFDERYPSSGKEAVLSDKNWTIVVSCEVVDKENRPAWRFTKQQCLHCQQPACVSACFSKALQKNSDGAVVYYPHLCVGCRYCMVACPFDIPRYEWDKTFPLVTKCQMCSTRISQGEAPVCVLVCPTGAIEFDERDSLLKKAHAKIHKDSTYTRSIYGEKEVGGTGWLYISDVAFDKLGFKTNLGSDSLPIYSHNYLKYIPGIAVIWGMLLTGLYYYGKRKKDLLTKNRESEISSTDKKREKEVVSRKNSSRKSKDEHN; via the coding sequence ATGGCTAAAGGAGTTTTAGTCGATATACCAAAATGCATAGGTTGTGGCAGTTGTACGGTAGCTTGTAAGTTGTGGAATCAGGTGGGCTTTGACGAGAGGTATCCTTCCAGTGGGAAGGAAGCAGTCTTAAGTGATAAGAATTGGACAATTGTCGTATCTTGTGAAGTGGTGGATAAAGAGAATCGTCCCGCATGGCGTTTTACAAAACAGCAATGTTTGCACTGTCAGCAGCCTGCTTGTGTTTCTGCCTGCTTTTCTAAGGCATTACAGAAAAACAGTGATGGGGCAGTTGTATATTATCCTCATTTATGTGTGGGTTGTCGTTACTGTATGGTGGCTTGCCCTTTTGATATTCCTCGCTATGAATGGGATAAGACATTTCCCTTAGTAACAAAGTGTCAAATGTGTTCTACGCGAATTAGCCAGGGGGAAGCTCCGGTGTGTGTGCTGGTTTGTCCTACGGGTGCCATAGAATTTGATGAACGGGATTCCTTGCTGAAGAAGGCACACGCTAAGATTCATAAAGATAGCACTTATACAAGGAGTATATATGGGGAAAAGGAGGTTGGTGGAACAGGATGGCTCTATATCTCTGATGTTGCTTTTGACAAATTGGGATTTAAGACCAATCTGGGAAGTGATTCTCTACCGATTTATAGTCATAATTATCTAAAGTATATACCCGGTATAGCTGTCATTTGGGGGATGCTGCTAACAGGCCTGTATTACTATGGTAAACGGAAGAAAGATTTGTTAACTAAAAACCGGGAATCAGAAATCAGCAGTACTGATAAGAAACGGGAAAAGGAAGTCGTTTCTCGGAAAAACTCATCTAGAAAGTCAAAGGATGAGCATAATTAA
- the hpf gene encoding ribosome hibernation-promoting factor, HPF/YfiA family, which yields MAIIVRGKNIEITPALKEYVVKRTSKITKYFDTLGEITAILAVEKGRHIIELTVPVNGMILRGEEATADMYTSIDLVVDKIEKQIEKYKTKISRRMKAGTFKGELVAATAAPEVEELHVVKTKRFAVKPMDIEEAILQMNLVNHDFYVFSNSETEEVNVVYRRKDGRYGLIEPDFN from the coding sequence ATGGCAATCATAGTACGAGGCAAAAATATTGAGATTACACCAGCACTAAAGGAGTATGTAGTAAAACGCACTAGTAAGATTACGAAATACTTCGATACTCTAGGAGAGATTACAGCTATTTTGGCTGTAGAAAAAGGTCGCCATATAATTGAATTGACTGTGCCGGTTAATGGTATGATTCTCAGAGGCGAGGAAGCCACTGCTGATATGTATACTTCCATTGATCTAGTTGTAGACAAAATTGAAAAACAAATTGAAAAATATAAAACCAAAATTTCTCGCCGCATGAAAGCCGGTACCTTTAAAGGGGAATTAGTTGCTGCTACTGCCGCTCCAGAGGTAGAAGAACTCCATGTTGTGAAGACGAAACGATTTGCTGTTAAACCGATGGATATTGAAGAGGCTATTTTACAGATGAATCTTGTCAATCATGATTTTTATGTATTTAGCAATTCGGAAACAGAAGAGGTCAATGTAGTATATCGCCGTAAAGATGGAAGATATGGTTTGATTGAACCTGATTTTAACTAA
- a CDS encoding cold shock domain-containing protein codes for MIGKVKWFSSEKGYGFLEREDGGDVFVHFSAIQDQGFKTLTEGQQVEFDIVDGARGPQAANVAKA; via the coding sequence ATGATTGGTAAAGTAAAATGGTTTAGTTCTGAAAAAGGCTATGGTTTCCTTGAAAGAGAAGATGGCGGCGATGTATTCGTACATTTCTCAGCAATTCAAGATCAAGGCTTCAAAACTTTAACTGAAGGTCAACAAGTTGAGTTTGATATTGTTGATGGCGCACGTGGACCGCAAGCAGCTAACGTTGCTAAAGCTTAA